CCTCGCGCTCCTTGAGGCGGGGGAAGATCCCGAATACGCGTTCCGTGTCTTCGCGTACCGCCGCCCCCCGTTTCTTCCGCAATTGCGGGTAGGCGCCCAGCTGTATGTTCTCGCGGACGGTCATCGGGGCGAACAGCTGCCTTCCCTCCGGCACCAGCGAACAACCGAGGAAGACGATCTTTTCCGCGGGAAATTTTCCGATCTCCTGCTTGTCGAAAAGGATTTCCCCGGAGCGCGCCCGCAGCAGCCCCGAGATCGTCCGCAGCAGCGTGCTTTTTCCCGCGCCGTTCGCGCCGATGATCGTCACGATCTCGCCGGCCCCGACGTGCATCGTGATTTTCCTCAAGACCTTGAGCCGGCCGTAGCCCGATTCGACGTTCTTTAGCCTCAGCATGCGGGCCTCACTGCGCTTCCCCAAGGTACACCCGGATCACCTCGCGGTTCTTCTGGATGGCCAGGGGCTTGTCGTCGGCGATCTTCTCCCCGTAGCAGAGCACCACGACCTCGTCGGAGATCTTCATGACGAGAGACATGTCGTGCTCCACGAGCAGGACGGTGATCCCCATATCCCGGATGCGGGAGATCAGGTTGCCCATGTCGTTAGTTTCCCGCATGTTCAACCCGGCCGCCGGCTCGTCGAGCAGGAGGAGCCGCGGCTCGCAGGCGAGCGCCCTTCCGAGTTCCACGACGCGCTGCTGCCCGTAGGCGAGGCTCGTGGCTTCCGTTTGCGCGATGCTTGCGATGCCCAGCAACTCAAGAATCTCGCGGCTTTTCTCCCGGATTTGCCGCTCTTCCGCCCAGGTGTACGGCAGGCTCATCATCCCGGCGAAAAACCCCGCCCGGCTGTGTACGTGCCGGCCGACCATGACGTTCTCCAGCACCGTCATCTTCGGAAAGAGCCTGATGTGCTGAAACGTGCGCGCCATCCCGA
The Deltaproteobacteria bacterium genome window above contains:
- a CDS encoding ABC transporter ATP-binding protein yields the protein MLRLKNVESGYGRLKVLRKITMHVGAGEIVTIIGANGAGKSTLLRTISGLLRARSGEILFDKQEIGKFPAEKIVFLGCSLVPEGRQLFAPMTVRENIQLGAYPQLRKKRGAAVREDTERVFGIFPRLKEREGQLAGTLSGGEQQMLAIARALMARPKLIMMDEPSMGLAPMVMKDIFSVVTKLRDAGNTVLLVEQNAKAALAIADRGYVLETGRIIMEGTAGNLLSNRDVQRAYLGRDLDAEGRM
- a CDS encoding ABC transporter ATP-binding protein, which gives rise to MTLLSVRSVSKRFGGLQAVGDVTFDVAAGSIKALIGPNGAGKTTLFNLISGILPPDGGEIVFDGTAVHGKQPFEIASLGMARTFQHIRLFPKMTVLENVMVGRHVHSRAGFFAGMMSLPYTWAEERQIREKSREILELLGIASIAQTEATSLAYGQQRVVELGRALACEPRLLLLDEPAAGLNMRETNDMGNLISRIRDMGITVLLVEHDMSLVMKISDEVVVLCYGEKIADDKPLAIQKNREVIRVYLGEAQ